Genomic window (Moraxella haemolytica):
TACAAAAATCGGCAAATCCATCTCAACAGCACGACGAATGGCATAAGCATCTGCATCCATGCCATCATCAAAGCCCTGATGGGCAATATCCATAAAGGCAATGAGTTTTTTATCTTTGATGATGTCGAGTACAGTATCCCACTGCTCATTGGTCAGATCCACACCTGTTGGGTTGTGGCAACATGGGTGCAGTAGCACCACATCATTTTCATTTAGACGTCTTGATGGCGTATGATTTTATCAATCCATAACGCCTTACTGGGGTCAAGGCTGGGATAATTATCCAATATCCAATTTTTAATAAATGCTTGTTTTGGTGGCTGTTTGGGGTTTTGCCAATGGGTATTCATTGCATCAAACAGGGCAGCTAATGCGGCGTTGGTGTGTGGTAGCTCCACAATAGCAGGCGTACCATTCTCTGACTGACTAGCAAGCTGACTTTCAAGCTCTGCTATGCGGTTTTGCAGTTTGCTAATGGTCTCGGTTTGGGCTTGTTGTTCTAGTTGTTCGCTAAGTGTGCCATATCTGTTGATGTTGGGTTGTAGTTTGGCTTGTAGCGTCTCGTTTTCTTTTTTTAGGCGGTCATTTTGTGATATAAGGCTGGATAAATAACGCCCATCTAATACCTGCTGTAATTGCTTTCTTAGCCGTGCGATTTCCCTGTACTCCTCCTGCATGGCAAAATTCGGCTCTAGGCATTCTGCAAGTGGTTCAAATGCCAATAAATCTTGTCGCTTGAAATAGTATTCTTTTTGCCATTCCTGATAAAAGTAGCGTTTAATGTGTTCTTGCCAACCACAAATCTCATTTAGTCCCATCAAACTTTGAACAACCAATTTTCTATCACTTTCATCTTGTTTCAGATTATTGGCAATGTCATCAATAATACTTGAAACAGCATTCAAGCCGTCCATGTTTTTGATAAAGTCTTTGCACTCGTACAATGCAAAATCTTGATTGATTTTGTAGGGGGTTACTGCTTCGCCAAACTTTACCGACTGCAAATAAAGGCAAATATCATACAAGGGGTTTTGTGTATTTTCGCCAATCAATAACAGCAAGTCGGGTAAGCTGATATAATCTTTTAAGGGATTTAATGTAATGTCTAACAACCCCATTTCATACCTTACCATACCTTAAAAAATAAAGGTGCAAGGCGGTGGCGGTCTAAGGTATGAAAAATAACCGCCGTTCGGTTAATTACTCCTAGCCTTGCAAAAGGGTTAAAAATGATTGTCGTTACTCTGCAGTAGCTGCATTAGTTTTGGGTTGATAAATAGCTTTTCTTTGCCCGCCTGCACTTCGTTTAATACGCCTATTTCACACAATTTGGCTAAGTAGGTGCTGGCGGTTTGGCGTTTGGCAATGCCTTTATCAACCAAATTGTTAATCCGACAATACGGCATTTCAAAAATCACATCAACCAATTCACGGCTATAAATCTTGGGGGCGTTGTCTTTGATAAAATTAGCGGTGTTTTGGTGTAGCTCTTTGATTGCCAAAATCTTTTTAGTTGTCCAATCGCTTGTTTCCTTAATGGCAGTTAGCATATACACTAGCCAATCTTGCCAGTTACCATCGGCAGTTACGCCCATCAAGCCATGATAATAACCTGCCTTGTTTTGAATGATATAACGGCTAAGATACAAAATAGGCAAATCAAGCAAGCCTTTATCAATCAAATATAAAATATTGATAATCCGCCCTGTGCGTCCGTTACCGTCAAAAAATGGGTGTATTGCCTCAAATTGATAATGAGCAATCGCCATCTTAACTAATGGGTCTAAATCATCATCAGCATGTAAGAAATTTTCCCAGTCCGTCAATAGTGCTTTGATGGCGTTTGGGTCGTCTGGCGGTGTATAAATCACTTTGCCTACGCTGTTTTGTAATACCGTGCCTTTATGGGTGCGTATGCCTAACTGTGAATTTTTGATGGTTTGGCAAATGGTTAAGGCGGTGTTTGCGGTTAATGGTCGCTCTTTAATCGCTTGTATGCCATCATAAAAGGCAGTGCGGTATCGCAAGGCTTCTTTGGTGGCGTGGTCTGCCACATTGTCATCATGGGCGTATTGAAAGAGCTTATCAGTCGTGGTTACGATATTTTCAATTTCGCTACTTGATTGTGCCTCTAGTAGGGGAATGGCGTTAATCAGCATGGTTTGATTAGGGATTAGCTCGCCTGCTTGTTTTAGGCTGGCAAGACTTGCCCTAGCGGTTACGCATAGCTTTAGCACGGTTTTGGTTTCCACATCTTGCAAAGGTGGTAGGCGTGGTAAGTTGTTATAGGGGTGGTTTGGGTCAAATATCATCTTTAAAAAATCCAAAGTTTTAAACATGATAGCATAGATATGTTTATATCATCAACATAACATACCCATCATCTTTAAAAAACCCGAAAATTTAAAAATGATAACCCTGCTAAGTTATTCAATCTTAATAGTAAAACACCGCAAAGCCTTATAGATAAAGGGATTGATAGTGTTTGGTGTAGTCGTGGTTGTGCTGGTTTTTATGGTGTTTGGGGTAAAATTTATAATAACTTAGCACAACTTAGCAAATGGGTGGAAAGTTTTTAACCCTTATGAGGTAAGGCTTACAGGGCTTTTTTTGAATAACTTAGCAAACTTAGCAGACTTTTAGGGGTGTATTTTTAAATTCATCATTAAAAAGGTGTGAATATGTTGATAATAAAAACAAGCACGCAAGCCCTAGCACTGAACCATGCCAAACGCTGATTAGGGCGAAAATAGGGCGGTTCGGTCGGAATGGCTGGGAAATGAAAAAGTTATATCATAACCTATAAAAAAATGCAGGCGTGGCAAGCCTATAAAAAATCAACACCGCCAAAGCTGGTAAAAACACCGAACAAGCACGAACGGCAAAAAATACCAACGGCGCATAAAAAAAATCAAAGACGGCAAACGGCAAAAGGATAAATATATAAAAAAATATTATTTTTTTTATTTTTTTATATATCTTTTTGGGTGGTTTTTTTGTTTGAATTAGCTCGTACCGGCACAAATTTTTACACTTTTTTTGTTATATTATAACATTACATATATTCTTTAAAATAAATACCCCCTTTTGATTTGTATTTTTAATCATTTTTGGGCGTGCAGGCGTGCTATTTACTGCATGGCTTGGATTTCTAGCGGTTGTGTGTCTGGTGTATGGCTGTCTTTTGCTTTTTTATTCAGTCGCTCTAAAAATAGGGTAAGTTGGTCGGTGCTGGTGTCAGCAGTTAGGCGGTTTTGGTAGGTTTTGAAGTCGCTTTGTCGGACTTCATCAACGATATTTGCCCAATCGTTCATTATTTGAATGCGTCTGGGTAGCATTTGGGCATCATTGTACGCCCGTTCGGTTTTGTCTCTGCTGATATGGGCTAGTTGTAATTCAATGGCTTTGGGGTTGTACTGCATTTCATAAAGTGAAGTGCTGGCAAGCCCACGAAAGCCGTGTCCAGTCATCTTGCCTTGATAGCCCATGCGTTTTAATGCGGTTGTAAAGGCGTTTTCGCTCATTGCACCCGTTTTGCTTCGGTTGCTATAAAGCACATAGTGGCTATTAAAGCCAAAAGATTTGATTTGCTGTAGTATCTCTATCACTTGCGGGGCAAGTGGGACGATGTGGGGTAAACCTTTCTTCATGCGGTGGGCTGGTATTCGCCAAACTTTGGCGTTTAGGCCGATTTCTTGCCATGTCATGCCTAGCAGTTCGCCAGTTCGCACAAAAGTATAAGCCAGCAGATAAAAGCCAATGGGTCATTGGCTCAATGTTGGCGGTGTCTATGTCCTGCATGAGTTTGGGTAATTCTTGTATTTTAATTCGTGCGTATTTGGTTTCTTTATGTGTGATGGTGCGTCTGATATTTCTTGGAATGGGGTTATATAGGTTTGGCGTTAATTGTTTGAGTACAACAAAGCTATAAATGCTGTTGAGTTGTCCAATGATACGCCGTGCGGTGTATATAGCCCCTTGATTGGTTAGGTTTTCTGTCAGTGTTAAAATGTCGGTCAGATTAACGGCGTGAATGTCCTTTGTGCCAAATGCTTTTTTAATGTGATTGTTATAAATGCTTAAATCTCGTTCATAGGTTTTGATACTAACATTATTTTTTGATGATGTAGCCATTTTTGGGCGAAAAAATCAAAAGAAGTCTCATTGTCTTTCTTGGCTTTTTCAGCCTTGATGATGTCTTTTGGGTTTTTGCCTTGTTCTAGTAATTCTCTGATTTTTAGATTTTCACTTCGTGCATGGCTTAGGCTCATGGCTGGATATTTGCCTAAAGTGATTTCATGTTGCTTGCCCATGTAGCGATAAACCGCCATAAATACTTTATTGCCT
Coding sequences:
- the fic gene encoding protein adenylyltransferase Fic produces the protein MIFDPNHPYNNLPRLPPLQDVETKTVLKLCVTARASLASLKQAGELIPNQTMLINAIPLLEAQSSSEIENIVTTTDKLFQYAHDDNVADHATKEALRYRTAFYDGIQAIKERPLTANTALTICQTIKNSQLGIRTHKGTVLQNSVGKVIYTPPDDPNAIKALLTDWENFLHADDDLDPLVKMAIAHYQFEAIHPFFDGNGRTGRIINILYLIDKGLLDLPILYLSRYIIQNKAGYYHGLMGVTADGNWQDWLVYMLTAIKETSDWTTKKILAIKELHQNTANFIKDNAPKIYSRELVDVIFEMPYCRINNLVDKGIAKRQTASTYLAKLCEIGVLNEVQAGKEKLFINPKLMQLLQSNDNHF
- a CDS encoding tyrosine-type recombinase/integrase, giving the protein MTWQEIGLNAKVWRIPAHRMKKGLPHIVPLAPQVIEILQQIKSFGFNSHYVLYSNRSKTGAMSENAFTTALKRMGYQGKMTGHGFRGLASTSLYEMQYNPKAIELQLAHISRDKTERAYNDAQMLPRRIQIMNDWANIVDEVRQSDFKTYQNRLTADTSTDQLTLFLERLNKKAKDSHTPDTQPLEIQAMQ
- a CDS encoding Arm DNA-binding domain-containing protein, producing MSLTDTAIKKLKPSEKCKPNRPDKDADGGGLWLYVRNTGNKVFMAVYRYMGKQHEITLGKYPAMSLSHARSENLKIRELLEQGKNPKDIIKAEKAKKDNETSFDFFAQKWLHHQKIMLVSKPMNEI